In a genomic window of candidate division KSB1 bacterium:
- the tsaD gene encoding tRNA (adenosine(37)-N6)-threonylcarbamoyltransferase complex transferase subunit TsaD, with the protein MKLLGIETSCDETAAAVWLEDRLASNIIASQEVHQKYGGVVPELASRAHVQLILPTVQKALKEAEIEKENLDGVAVTFGPGLAGSLLVGINFAKAMSLALDIPFLGVNHIEGHIFSNSVLEDGPQPPFISLIISGGHTQLVLVYEWGKYEILGKTRDDAVGEAFDKAAKMLGLPYPGGPAVDKLAAAGDPEYLKFPKGRIKGSELDFSYSGLKTAVLYHLQSLTPEDRDRHKADVAASFQKAAIEVLVEKSLKALDKYKIGQLALAGGVACNSYLRKKLQKESEKHGFKLFIPPINLCTDNAAMIVRAGKFYLEQGQRSEFSLSPKPSLRLDSED; encoded by the coding sequence ATGAAACTACTCGGCATCGAAACTTCCTGTGACGAAACCGCCGCTGCCGTCTGGCTAGAAGATCGCCTCGCTTCCAACATTATTGCTTCACAAGAAGTCCACCAAAAGTATGGAGGCGTTGTACCGGAGCTCGCTTCCCGAGCCCATGTCCAACTGATTTTACCGACTGTACAAAAAGCGCTTAAAGAGGCCGAAATTGAAAAAGAAAATCTGGACGGCGTTGCAGTCACGTTTGGTCCCGGACTGGCCGGCTCACTGTTAGTTGGAATTAATTTTGCCAAAGCAATGTCCTTAGCTCTTGACATTCCATTTCTCGGGGTCAATCATATTGAAGGGCATATTTTTTCCAACTCAGTTTTGGAGGATGGACCGCAGCCGCCGTTTATCTCGCTAATTATTTCCGGCGGGCACACGCAGTTGGTGCTTGTTTATGAATGGGGCAAATACGAGATCCTCGGTAAAACCCGCGACGATGCCGTCGGTGAAGCGTTCGACAAGGCGGCTAAAATGCTCGGACTTCCTTATCCAGGCGGCCCGGCAGTCGATAAATTGGCCGCAGCAGGTGACCCCGAATATTTGAAATTTCCCAAGGGCAGAATTAAAGGGAGTGAGCTGGATTTTAGTTACAGCGGTTTGAAAACTGCAGTACTTTATCACCTGCAATCTCTGACACCTGAGGACCGCGATCGCCACAAAGCGGATGTTGCTGCCAGTTTTCAAAAAGCCGCAATTGAAGTATTAGTTGAAAAAAGTTTAAAAGCATTAGACAAATATAAAATTGGACAGCTTGCTCTGGCAGGTGGAGTTGCCTGTAATTCCTATTTGAGGAAAAAGTTGCAAAAAGAAAGTGAAAAGCATGGATTTAAGCTTTTTATTCCGCCAATAAATTTATGTACGGACAACGCCGCGATGATTGTGCGGGCCGGTAAATTTTATTTGGAGCAAGGACAGCGGTCAGAGTTTAGTTTAAGTCCGAAGCCTTCGCTTAGGCTTGATTCTGAAGATTGA